A genomic region of Deltaproteobacteria bacterium contains the following coding sequences:
- the nth gene encoding endonuclease III, translating into MAAQNITKLIDRLEKVHPDAKLDLNFTNPLELVIALILAAQARDELVCEVTLPLFKKYRSAKAYAEAPLPELEERIRRINFYRNKAKLIHNCCAALVERFGGKVPDILDDLVSLPGVGRKTGNIVLGNAFGKQAIGVDTHVMRLSQRLGFTTRTDPDKIEADLTAIVPEKRRVRFCHLLQYHGRRVCFAKKPKCPQCTIKDLCPFPQKTPT; encoded by the coding sequence ATGGCAGCTCAAAACATCACAAAACTAATTGACCGGCTGGAAAAGGTTCACCCCGATGCCAAGCTCGATCTTAATTTCACCAATCCGCTGGAATTGGTGATTGCGCTGATCTTAGCCGCCCAGGCGCGCGATGAGCTAGTCTGCGAAGTCACCCTGCCGCTATTTAAGAAATATCGCAGCGCCAAAGCCTACGCGGAGGCACCCTTGCCCGAGCTCGAAGAACGAATCCGCAGGATCAATTTCTACCGCAACAAAGCCAAGTTGATTCACAACTGCTGCGCGGCATTAGTCGAGCGCTTCGGCGGCAAAGTGCCAGACATCCTAGACGATCTTGTTTCGCTCCCCGGCGTCGGCAGGAAAACCGGCAACATCGTCCTCGGCAACGCCTTCGGCAAGCAAGCCATCGGCGTCGACACTCACGTCATGCGTCTTTCTCAAAGACTCGGATTCACGACCCGGACCGATCCCGACAAGATCGAAGCCGACTTGACCGCCATCGTGCCGGAGAAACGCCGCGTGCGCTTTTGCCATTTGCTGCAGTACCACGGCCGGCGCGTTTGCTTCGCCAAGAAGCCCAAGTGCCCGCAGTGCACCATCAAAGATTTGTGCCCGTTTCCGCAGAAGACACCGACGTAA
- a CDS encoding VOC family protein, with product MASKGLTHVALKVGDLKQTEAFYTEVLGLKVAFRHPPSMIFLSTPGSNDLLNFVKSNQKLSGNQGLEHIGFKVTTAGLKQTEKRIKEHGIKIDGRRGKSAFYITDPNGYQLEYYCD from the coding sequence ATGGCAAGCAAAGGTCTCACCCACGTAGCGCTGAAGGTGGGCGACTTGAAACAAACCGAGGCGTTCTACACCGAGGTCTTGGGTTTAAAGGTTGCGTTTCGCCACCCGCCCAGCATGATTTTTCTAAGCACGCCGGGCAGCAACGATCTGCTCAACTTTGTGAAGAGCAACCAGAAATTATCCGGCAATCAGGGATTAGAGCACATCGGTTTCAAAGTAACTACAGCCGGATTGAAGCAAACAGAAAAAAGAATCAAAGAGCACGGCATCAAGATCGACGGCCGGCGCGGCAAAAGCGCTTTCTACATCACCGACCCCAACGGCTATCAGCTCGAGTATTACTGCGACTAA
- a CDS encoding metal ABC transporter permease: MVGFFEIFSPSFLLFPALLGSVILAFVCPLVGAHLMLRRRVFLGLTLPQIAACGVAFTFWIYHSMGYAHGSGGERLLAMAGSLALTLVGMGMLAYLDRHASGTPEGRLAAAYALASALTILFIVFNPQGELEILNLLKGEVITLSSGELKLLALIYGIVYLCLVLFRREFLLNSFDRDLSFLLTGGSTQWNFWLYVLCGFCIAIGVIMAGPMLIFGFMVLPPLAARALARGMNRFFTLSCLIGVFVAVVGFYLSVRLDLPLGPTNVAFGCVLIFVIYGVQVMIRKFRGGVVSLLFGFVFVGGCATQSSQHSLDWQSLRQSPVWLASVRNATPSDLRLPSTNPLRSIAEWAGKVSPDYRPTVPDILRGTLRKELEQRKVTVSLPEERDMRMQSFPFDASSAAANARSTDLSGWLLLSEIRRWQTDGRSPLRALVEFKLVRIDNGAVAWERQVSKTVPIAGSGRLDEVTTDGVREILRDVLGGS, translated from the coding sequence ATGGTAGGGTTCTTCGAGATCTTCAGTCCATCCTTTTTGCTATTTCCGGCGCTGCTGGGCAGCGTCATTTTGGCCTTTGTTTGCCCTTTGGTCGGCGCCCACTTGATGTTGCGCCGCCGCGTATTTCTCGGTTTGACCTTGCCGCAAATCGCCGCCTGTGGCGTGGCGTTTACGTTCTGGATCTATCACAGCATGGGGTACGCGCACGGCAGCGGCGGCGAGCGCTTGTTGGCGATGGCCGGCTCGCTGGCCCTCACACTGGTCGGCATGGGAATGCTTGCGTATCTCGATCGCCATGCAAGCGGCACCCCCGAAGGCCGCCTTGCGGCCGCGTACGCGCTGGCATCCGCGCTGACGATTCTCTTCATCGTTTTCAATCCGCAGGGCGAATTGGAAATTCTCAACTTGCTCAAAGGCGAAGTGATTACGCTATCGAGCGGGGAACTGAAATTGCTCGCGCTGATCTATGGCATCGTTTATCTCTGTTTGGTGCTGTTCCGGCGCGAGTTTTTGCTCAATTCGTTCGATCGCGATCTGTCGTTCTTGCTAACCGGCGGCAGCACGCAATGGAACTTTTGGCTTTACGTGCTGTGCGGCTTTTGCATTGCCATTGGCGTGATCATGGCCGGGCCGATGTTGATTTTTGGCTTTATGGTGCTGCCGCCGCTGGCAGCGCGCGCCCTGGCGCGCGGCATGAATCGTTTTTTCACCCTATCTTGTCTGATCGGCGTGTTTGTGGCCGTGGTCGGGTTTTACCTGTCGGTGCGGCTCGATCTCCCGTTGGGCCCGACCAACGTGGCCTTCGGCTGTGTGCTGATTTTTGTGATTTATGGAGTGCAAGTCATGATACGTAAATTTCGCGGTGGCGTCGTGTCGCTGCTGTTTGGGTTCGTTTTCGTTGGCGGTTGCGCGACGCAGTCGTCGCAGCATTCGTTAGATTGGCAGAGCCTGCGGCAAAGCCCGGTTTGGCTAGCATCGGTGCGCAACGCGACGCCGAGCGATCTGCGTTTGCCGAGCACCAATCCTTTGCGGTCGATCGCCGAGTGGGCGGGCAAAGTCTCGCCGGACTATCGCCCAACGGTGCCGGATATTCTGCGCGGCACGCTGCGCAAGGAGTTGGAGCAGCGTAAGGTCACCGTCTCCTTGCCCGAGGAGCGGGACATGCGCATGCAGTCTTTTCCCTTTGACGCTTCCAGCGCCGCGGCCAACGCGCGCAGCACGGACTTGAGCGGCTGGCTCTTGCTTTCCGAGATTCGCCGCTGGCAAACCGATGGCCGCAGCCCGCTGCGGGCACTGGTCGAATTCAAGCTTGTGCGCATCGACAACGGTGCGGTGGCTTGGGAACGGCAAGTCAGCAAGACGGTGCCCATCGCCGGGTCGGGACGGCTCGACGAAGTAACGACCGATGGCGTGCGGGAAATTCTGCGCGATGTCCTTGGCGGCTCTTGA
- a CDS encoding ABC transporter ATP-binding protein → MVETPALVSFSDASLGYQDAVILQQVSLQIHAGDLIAMAGPNGSGKTTLFRTLLGFLPVLGGSLTRRCQLGEFGYVPQSAALDASFPISVRELVEMGSYGRLKPHERLPRHEKARVREVLRQVGLEALAERLFFSLSGGQKQRILIARALMVQPKILVLDEPLAGVDVESREAITELLLKINRDEHRAIFFSSHDLRMVRAVTKRVLRIDRGRACWEEGATSDQPW, encoded by the coding sequence ATGGTTGAGACGCCCGCTCTGGTTAGTTTCAGCGATGCCAGCCTCGGTTACCAAGACGCTGTCATCTTGCAGCAGGTTTCACTGCAGATCCATGCCGGCGATCTGATCGCCATGGCCGGACCGAACGGCTCCGGCAAGACCACGCTATTTCGCACACTGCTTGGTTTCTTACCCGTTCTCGGCGGTTCGCTTACACGGCGATGCCAGCTGGGGGAATTTGGCTATGTGCCGCAGAGCGCCGCGCTGGACGCGAGCTTTCCGATCTCGGTGCGTGAGCTGGTTGAGATGGGCAGCTACGGTCGTTTGAAACCGCATGAACGGCTGCCGCGCCACGAAAAAGCGCGCGTGCGGGAGGTCCTGCGGCAGGTCGGCCTTGAAGCGCTCGCGGAGCGCTTATTTTTTTCTCTTTCGGGCGGCCAGAAGCAGCGCATATTGATTGCCCGGGCGCTGATGGTGCAGCCGAAGATTTTGGTCTTGGACGAGCCGCTCGCAGGCGTCGATGTCGAGTCGCGCGAAGCGATCACGGAGCTGCTGTTGAAGATCAATCGCGACGAGCACAGGGCGATCTTTTTCTCGAGTCACGATCTACGCATGGTGCGCGCCGTGACCAAGCGAGTTCTGCGCATCGACCGCGGCCGCGCGTGCTGGGAAGAGGGAGCGACGTCCGATCAGCCATGGTAG
- a CDS encoding PA0069 family radical SAM protein gives MEPSRPLRGRGSATNPKNRFESVERVPEPTDDDEISSPRTQFFPDHSKSLIAYNDSPDVGFDASINPYRGCEHGCVYCYARPTHEYLGFSSGLDFETKVMVKDDAPELLRKELSSPKWKPQLVALSGNTDCYQPVEKKKQLTRRCLEVFLEFRNPVAIVTKNHLVTRDIDILVELAKYQCIGVTISLSTLDHDLSSKMEPRASRPLHRLAAIKMLAEAGVPVGYLQAPMIPGLTDAEAPAIAMAAAQAGATFSGYVALRLPHSVKELFENWLKQHYPDKKEKILHRVMEIRGGKLNDPNFKTRMRGEGVSAEQMAELFALARKKSGITERWPKFSVEHFRRAERGQLSLF, from the coding sequence ATGGAACCGTCGCGTCCGTTGCGCGGCCGCGGCTCGGCGACCAATCCCAAAAATCGTTTTGAGTCGGTCGAGCGCGTCCCGGAGCCAACGGACGACGACGAGATCTCCTCTCCCCGCACCCAGTTTTTCCCCGATCATTCTAAATCGCTGATCGCCTACAACGACAGCCCCGACGTCGGTTTCGACGCCAGCATCAATCCCTATCGGGGATGCGAACATGGTTGCGTCTATTGTTACGCTCGGCCGACCCATGAGTATTTAGGTTTTTCTTCCGGCCTCGACTTTGAGACCAAGGTCATGGTCAAGGACGACGCACCGGAGTTGTTGCGCAAAGAGCTTTCCAGCCCCAAGTGGAAGCCGCAACTGGTGGCGCTCAGCGGCAATACCGATTGTTATCAACCCGTCGAAAAGAAGAAGCAGTTGACCCGCCGCTGTTTGGAAGTGTTTTTGGAATTTCGCAATCCGGTGGCGATCGTTACCAAGAATCATCTGGTGACGCGCGATATCGATATTCTCGTCGAGCTGGCGAAATACCAGTGCATCGGCGTGACGATTTCTCTGTCGACGTTGGATCACGACCTGTCGTCCAAAATGGAGCCGCGCGCGTCACGCCCGCTGCACCGACTGGCGGCGATCAAGATGTTGGCCGAAGCCGGCGTGCCAGTCGGTTATCTACAAGCGCCGATGATTCCCGGCTTGACCGATGCAGAAGCGCCGGCCATTGCGATGGCAGCCGCGCAAGCCGGCGCGACTTTTTCTGGCTATGTCGCGCTGCGGCTGCCGCACTCAGTCAAAGAACTGTTTGAAAATTGGCTTAAACAGCACTATCCCGACAAGAAAGAAAAAATCTTACATCGCGTCATGGAAATTCGCGGCGGCAAACTGAACGATCCGAATTTCAAAACGAGGATGCGCGGAGAAGGTGTTTCTGCCGAACAGATGGCCGAGCTGTTTGCGCTGGCACGCAAGAAATCGGGCATCACCGAGAGATGGCCAAAATTCTCAGTGGAGCATTTCCGCCGCGCCGAACGCGGGCAGTTGAGTTTGTTTTGA
- a CDS encoding zinc ABC transporter substrate-binding protein, with protein sequence MVSGPVEGSSRENIAMKVKRRNFIVLAMLALLGAGSYGNATAQSIRVIATVPDLADIAKQIGKELVVVESLTKGVEFMHSVPVKPSFVPKLNRANILIEMGLALEHSWLPALLEVANNPRILEGQPGNIDCSNGVTVLEVPTKIDRAEGDVHPKGNPHYNLDPLNGKIIARNIADGLSRNFPQHKATFEKNLAAYLGELDKAIARWQGSAGPLKGVKFVSYHGDWTYFANRYGLQQVGTIEVKPGIEPTPNHLVSLVQRMQQEKAQVIIYGPQSDRYPRQLAGQTGASIVRLQTNAGATAETDSYIKFIDSNLRSLLSALKKG encoded by the coding sequence ATGGTTTCCGGACCCGTTGAGGGCTCGTCCCGGGAGAATATAGCAATGAAAGTGAAACGACGAAACTTTATAGTCCTGGCGATGCTGGCGCTCTTGGGCGCCGGCTCGTACGGGAACGCGACGGCCCAGTCGATCCGGGTGATCGCCACGGTGCCGGACTTGGCGGACATCGCCAAGCAAATCGGCAAAGAGCTGGTCGTCGTGGAGAGCTTGACTAAGGGCGTCGAGTTCATGCACTCGGTGCCGGTGAAGCCAAGCTTCGTGCCGAAGCTAAATCGCGCTAACATTCTGATCGAAATGGGCCTCGCTTTGGAGCATTCTTGGCTACCGGCCCTGTTGGAGGTAGCCAATAATCCGCGCATCCTGGAGGGGCAGCCGGGCAACATCGATTGCTCGAACGGCGTGACGGTGTTGGAGGTGCCGACGAAGATCGATCGCGCCGAAGGCGATGTCCATCCAAAAGGCAACCCGCACTACAACTTGGATCCGCTCAACGGCAAGATCATCGCGCGCAACATCGCCGACGGATTGTCGCGCAACTTCCCGCAGCACAAGGCGACGTTCGAAAAGAACTTGGCCGCTTACCTGGGCGAGCTCGACAAAGCGATTGCCCGCTGGCAGGGGAGCGCCGGGCCGTTGAAGGGAGTGAAGTTTGTCAGCTACCACGGCGACTGGACCTATTTCGCCAATCGCTACGGTTTGCAGCAGGTGGGCACCATCGAAGTAAAGCCCGGCATCGAGCCGACGCCGAACCATCTAGTGTCGTTGGTGCAGCGCATGCAGCAGGAAAAAGCCCAGGTGATTATCTACGGGCCGCAGAGCGACCGCTACCCGCGCCAGCTGGCGGGCCAGACCGGCGCCAGTATCGTGCGCCTGCAAACCAACGCCGGCGCGACGGCGGAAACCGACAGCTACATCAAGTTCATCGACTCTAACCTCAGGAGTTTGCTCTCGGCGCTGAAAAAGGGCTAA
- a CDS encoding DUF456 domain-containing protein produces the protein MDAALPLLVLATALVALGVVGLVLPALPGAPLLFGGLLLAAWAESFNYVGLLAIVILALMAVMTYAADFWATMFGARKFGASKRALIGAMIGAVVGIFFGIPGVIFGPFIGAVIGELSAQRGLQQAARAGFGAALGLALGVAVKLALAFAMIGIFAIARFF, from the coding sequence ATGGACGCCGCACTCCCTTTGCTAGTCCTTGCCACAGCCTTGGTAGCACTCGGCGTCGTGGGCCTCGTTTTGCCGGCGCTCCCCGGCGCACCGCTGCTGTTTGGCGGTTTGCTGCTGGCCGCCTGGGCCGAGAGCTTCAACTACGTCGGTCTTCTCGCAATCGTCATTCTCGCGCTGATGGCCGTCATGACTTACGCCGCTGATTTCTGGGCAACCATGTTCGGCGCAAGAAAATTCGGCGCCTCCAAGCGCGCGCTGATCGGCGCCATGATCGGCGCCGTCGTCGGCATCTTCTTTGGAATCCCCGGCGTCATTTTCGGTCCCTTCATTGGCGCGGTCATCGGTGAGCTGTCAGCACAACGCGGCTTACAGCAAGCCGCGCGCGCCGGTTTTGGCGCAGCGCTCGGTTTGGCCCTCGGAGTCGCGGTAAAGTTGGCCCTGGCTTTCGCCATGATCGGCATTTTCGCAATCGCACGATTCTTCTAG
- a CDS encoding amidohydrolase family protein: MTSILIKNIGTLVTGKLEAPLRQADSIFIKDGVVQAIGKGLNQAADQTIDAHGITAIPGLIDSHSHPSIGEYTPAQNSLSWITNYMHGGVTALISAGELHLPGLPLPPDARTALSVAIVTKKCYDNLRPSGVKVHAGTLLLVPGLTEKDFDEIQSLGIKLVKFIFYDYSLLPNGEASRYVDWAHARGIKVKIHSGGVSRSGVSQVAGFEMVQKIRPDIIGHITGGPIPMPEEDMIRIANETECFMEICTSGNYRLALSLARTIKVNGRYDRVLIGTDTPGGTGIVPRGILREIAFISSVGEIAPEKTICMATGNVGRAHDLNLGILEEGRPADIVLLHKITGSVSKDALDSFSKGDLPGISYVIIDGVVQVAGRSQQTPPPEVVANQSCC, encoded by the coding sequence ATGACATCTATTCTTATCAAAAACATTGGCACGCTGGTTACCGGCAAGTTGGAAGCGCCGCTGCGGCAGGCGGACTCGATTTTTATCAAAGATGGCGTGGTTCAGGCGATCGGTAAGGGCTTGAATCAAGCCGCCGATCAAACCATCGATGCCCACGGCATCACGGCGATTCCGGGCTTGATCGACTCGCATTCCCATCCATCGATTGGCGAGTACACGCCGGCGCAAAATTCGCTGTCGTGGATTACTAACTACATGCACGGCGGGGTGACGGCGCTGATCTCCGCCGGTGAGCTGCACCTGCCGGGTTTGCCGCTGCCGCCCGACGCGCGCACGGCGTTGTCCGTCGCCATCGTCACTAAGAAGTGCTACGACAATTTGCGCCCATCCGGCGTCAAAGTTCACGCCGGCACGCTGCTCTTGGTTCCTGGGCTTACGGAAAAAGATTTCGATGAGATTCAGTCGCTTGGCATCAAGCTGGTCAAGTTTATTTTCTACGATTACAGCTTGCTGCCCAACGGCGAGGCCAGTCGCTACGTCGATTGGGCGCACGCGCGCGGTATCAAAGTCAAAATTCATTCCGGCGGCGTGTCGCGTTCGGGGGTGAGCCAAGTGGCGGGCTTCGAGATGGTGCAGAAGATCCGCCCGGATATTATCGGTCACATCACCGGCGGGCCGATTCCCATGCCCGAAGAAGACATGATCCGCATCGCCAACGAGACCGAGTGTTTCATGGAGATCTGCACATCGGGCAATTATCGCTTGGCTTTGAGCTTGGCGCGGACGATCAAAGTGAATGGCCGATACGATCGCGTGCTGATCGGCACCGACACTCCGGGCGGCACTGGTATCGTGCCGCGCGGTATCCTGCGCGAGATCGCTTTTATTTCTTCGGTCGGTGAGATTGCGCCGGAGAAAACTATCTGCATGGCGACGGGCAATGTCGGCCGCGCCCATGATTTGAATTTGGGCATTCTCGAAGAGGGGCGGCCCGCTGACATCGTGTTGCTGCACAAGATCACCGGCTCGGTGTCGAAGGATGCGCTCGACTCGTTTTCAAAGGGCGATTTGCCGGGGATTTCCTACGTGATCATCGACGGCGTTGTCCAAGTTGCCGGTCGCAGCCAGCAGACGCCGCCACCGGAAGTGGTTGCCAACCAGTCTTGTTGTTGA
- a CDS encoding LLM class flavin-dependent oxidoreductase produces MSSFDFGVGLFPTEPLQKMIHLAKVTEEVGFSHIWVGDSHLIWREAYVNMTAMMLNTSKVKFGTGVTNPLTRHPSVVASGYATLEEYAPGRMIVGIGLGDSSVETMGMKPSTLANFEKSLAMMRSILDGKEAELPTGKIHLLHPTKSRVPIYIAASGPKMLELSGRIADGIIVLVGVADDYIAHAKEKIAAGAKAAERKLEDINLVLWVPCAVSDTANAKDAVKAHVARVVAHPLPYVLDPNEQNVLEEIRKTYDYYHHMDQQANHAEVIPDWLVDKFAIAGTVAECKKQIERIKKTGIQQIAIIPYSPPGCSREETIRGFAKAMS; encoded by the coding sequence GTGAGTAGTTTCGATTTCGGCGTCGGTTTATTTCCGACCGAGCCATTACAAAAAATGATTCACCTGGCCAAGGTGACTGAAGAAGTTGGCTTTAGCCACATTTGGGTGGGTGATTCCCATCTGATCTGGCGCGAAGCTTACGTCAACATGACCGCGATGATGCTCAACACGAGCAAGGTCAAATTCGGCACCGGCGTGACCAATCCGCTGACACGCCATCCATCCGTGGTCGCCAGCGGTTACGCGACGTTGGAAGAATACGCGCCGGGAAGAATGATCGTTGGCATCGGCTTGGGTGATAGCTCAGTAGAGACCATGGGCATGAAGCCGTCGACGCTGGCGAATTTCGAAAAATCGCTGGCGATGATGCGGTCGATACTCGACGGCAAAGAGGCCGAGCTGCCAACAGGGAAAATTCACTTGCTCCATCCGACCAAGAGCCGCGTGCCAATCTACATCGCCGCCAGCGGGCCGAAGATGCTTGAGCTCTCCGGCCGCATCGCTGATGGCATCATTGTTCTCGTCGGCGTTGCCGACGATTACATTGCGCACGCGAAAGAGAAGATTGCCGCGGGCGCGAAAGCGGCCGAAAGGAAGCTAGAAGATATCAATCTAGTCTTATGGGTGCCTTGCGCGGTGTCCGACACGGCCAATGCCAAAGATGCCGTGAAAGCCCACGTTGCGCGCGTGGTGGCTCATCCGCTGCCCTACGTGCTCGACCCCAACGAGCAAAACGTGTTGGAAGAAATTCGCAAAACCTACGACTACTACCATCACATGGACCAGCAGGCGAACCACGCCGAAGTAATCCCCGATTGGCTGGTCGACAAATTCGCCATCGCCGGCACCGTGGCCGAGTGTAAAAAACAGATTGAGCGAATCAAGAAAACCGGCATCCAGCAAATTGCGATCATCCCCTACAGCCCGCCGGGCTGCAGCCGAGAGGAGACGATTCGCGGGTTTGCCAAGGCGATGAGTTAG
- a CDS encoding alpha/beta hydrolase, whose translation MIYTDSIAAEAMLEPSLATDSDNLLQPPNSSGVIREARGLIELPRLLLRFPSLARQPRGNGQAVLVLPGYGAGDGSTVLLKSYLRMMGYSAHGWRMGRNSGNVPGLFPRLLKRLASLARRNNGHVTLVGWSMGGYLARELARERPDLVSRVITLGTPVIGGPKYTVVAHSYRRRGVDVDAIAAEVDARNRISLLIPVTAIYSRADHIVAWRACIDAEASNVEHVEVRTTHLGFGFSPDVYTIIAQRLAQDALAASRPAQHQRPRRLPHRRKANARR comes from the coding sequence ATGATTTATACGGACTCGATTGCCGCTGAAGCCATGCTTGAACCGTCACTGGCTACCGACTCAGACAATTTACTACAACCTCCAAACTCATCCGGCGTAATTCGCGAAGCACGCGGTTTGATCGAGTTGCCTCGCCTCTTGCTCCGCTTCCCCAGCCTCGCCCGTCAGCCACGCGGCAACGGCCAAGCAGTCTTGGTCCTGCCGGGTTACGGCGCGGGAGACGGTTCCACGGTACTACTCAAAAGCTATCTACGCATGATGGGCTACAGCGCGCATGGCTGGCGCATGGGACGCAACTCTGGAAACGTGCCGGGATTGTTTCCGCGTCTGCTCAAACGACTCGCCTCGCTGGCGCGCAGAAACAATGGCCACGTCACCCTGGTCGGTTGGAGCATGGGCGGCTATCTGGCGCGCGAACTGGCGCGCGAGCGGCCTGACCTCGTAAGTCGCGTGATCACGCTGGGCACGCCGGTTATCGGTGGCCCAAAGTATACCGTCGTCGCGCACAGCTATCGGCGCCGCGGCGTGGACGTGGACGCAATTGCGGCGGAAGTCGACGCCCGCAACCGGATTTCACTGCTCATTCCCGTCACGGCGATCTATTCGCGCGCCGATCATATTGTCGCCTGGCGCGCCTGCATCGACGCTGAGGCGTCAAACGTCGAGCATGTCGAGGTCCGCACGACTCACCTGGGCTTCGGATTTTCTCCTGACGTCTACACGATCATCGCCCAACGTCTGGCGCAAGATGCCCTGGCGGCATCGCGGCCCGCGCAGCACCAACGCCCTCGTCGCTTGCCGCACCGTCGCAAAGCCAACGCTCGCCGCTAA
- the gloA gene encoding lactoylglutathione lyase — MKIVHTMIRVNHLDESLKFYCDGLGMKLLSKKDYESGRFTNAFVGYGSVEKDAVIELTYNWDTHSYDVGNGFGHIALGVPDVYKTCEELRAKGIKITREPGPMKHGTGTNAIAFIEDPNGYKIELTTRRE, encoded by the coding sequence ATGAAAATCGTCCACACCATGATCCGAGTCAATCATCTTGACGAGAGCTTAAAGTTTTACTGTGACGGCTTGGGCATGAAGCTCCTCAGTAAGAAAGACTACGAATCCGGCCGTTTCACCAACGCCTTTGTCGGTTATGGTTCCGTAGAAAAAGATGCGGTGATCGAGCTGACCTATAACTGGGACACGCACTCCTACGACGTCGGCAATGGCTTCGGCCACATCGCTCTGGGTGTGCCGGATGTTTACAAGACCTGCGAAGAGCTGCGCGCCAAGGGCATCAAGATCACCCGCGAGCCGGGGCCGATGAAGCATGGCACCGGCACCAACGCGATTGCGTTTATCGAAGATCCCAACGGCTATAAGATCGAGCTGACCACCCGGCGCGAGTAG
- a CDS encoding MFS transporter, translating to MSLYPQHKPKIFYGWYIVAVGFLSHVTCAFHMSSTLSVFLKPLTEDLNVSRGLFSILRSGEILIGAAMAPLVGPLVDRYGGRWLMAGGALVAGTGLLLLGQVSSFWQFLVLRWLLVAIGGVFMCHMVVSVTISRWFVRKRGRAIAIASLGQGSSKVLIPVVTATLFAWLGWRGTWAVFGLITLVLVVVPALIFMQRSPEERGLRPDGLDEPIESSSTKPTPQARRRMEVDETVWTWQEVIRTRTFWIICFIYGMANVGIAGLNLHVFAYVTDIGFSTLVAATVLSIIASTQLGSTLVWGLVSERVEIRRTNALMFLIQAIGLGTAIAGSGVAPVYAGFFLYGIGLGGGWVLQELIWATYYGRVSLGMVRGLGTLVTHAFGAAGAPFFGFVHDATGSYRSSFISFVIALVASALLCFILTAPRKRAAASAG from the coding sequence TTGAGTCTTTATCCCCAACATAAACCGAAAATTTTCTACGGCTGGTATATTGTCGCCGTTGGTTTTCTTTCTCACGTTACCTGCGCGTTTCACATGTCGAGCACGCTTAGCGTGTTTCTCAAACCGTTAACCGAAGACCTAAACGTCTCGCGCGGACTGTTCTCGATCTTGCGTTCCGGCGAAATCTTGATCGGTGCCGCCATGGCACCGCTGGTGGGCCCGTTGGTCGACCGCTACGGCGGCCGCTGGTTGATGGCCGGCGGCGCGCTGGTGGCGGGCACCGGATTGTTGCTGCTCGGCCAAGTCAGTTCGTTTTGGCAGTTCTTAGTGCTGCGTTGGCTGCTGGTCGCCATCGGCGGCGTCTTCATGTGTCATATGGTTGTGAGCGTTACCATCTCACGCTGGTTTGTCCGCAAGCGCGGCCGCGCCATTGCGATTGCCAGCTTGGGGCAAGGTTCATCGAAGGTGCTGATCCCGGTCGTCACCGCGACGTTGTTCGCTTGGTTGGGTTGGCGCGGCACCTGGGCGGTGTTTGGCTTGATTACCCTGGTGCTGGTCGTAGTGCCGGCGCTGATCTTCATGCAGCGCAGCCCGGAAGAGCGTGGCTTGAGGCCCGATGGTCTCGATGAGCCGATCGAATCGTCATCTACGAAACCGACTCCGCAGGCGCGCCGCCGCATGGAAGTCGACGAAACCGTCTGGACATGGCAAGAGGTGATTCGCACGCGCACCTTTTGGATTATCTGTTTCATCTACGGCATGGCCAACGTTGGCATCGCCGGGCTCAATTTGCACGTCTTTGCCTACGTTACCGACATCGGCTTTTCGACGCTAGTGGCCGCCACGGTGCTGAGCATCATTGCGTCGACGCAGCTGGGCTCGACTTTGGTCTGGGGACTTGTCAGCGAACGGGTGGAAATTCGTCGCACCAACGCATTGATGTTTTTGATTCAAGCGATTGGTCTGGGCACCGCCATTGCCGGCAGCGGCGTGGCGCCGGTGTACGCGGGATTTTTTCTCTACGGTATCGGTCTTGGCGGCGGTTGGGTTTTGCAAGAGCTGATCTGGGCAACCTACTATGGCCGGGTTTCGCTCGGCATGGTGCGCGGCTTGGGGACGTTGGTGACGCACGCGTTTGGCGCCGCCGGCGCACCGTTTTTCGGTTTCGTCCACGACGCCACTGGCAGCTATCGGTCATCGTTTATTTCGTTCGTCATTGCGTTGGTGGCTTCGGCGCTCTTGTGTTTCATTTTGACCGCGCCGCGCAAGCGAGCCGCTGCGAGCGCGGGTTGA